Part of the Bacteriovorax stolpii genome, ACGAGTTATATCTAGCCAATTAGTTTCAATGAAATATGAATATCCCAACATCATTACACTTAGTAGTGCTAAAATAAATACTAGATTTTTTCTCAACATAATAAATTTTATTTTACAAAATTCGTCTTGGAAATGATTTTCTCATTGGATAAAATTAAATCAGATGAAGTGTTGTGAAGAAGAAGACTAGCAATTCAATTGACCTGACCCCAAATGCTAGACTACTTTTAATCTCACATCCTGATCAAAACCGTTTATCTTTTTCATTTCAAATTGCCTAGTAAATTCTTCTGGAGTCAGACCGTTCAAAGAGCTGTGAGGTCTGAAGTTGTTGTATTCTTTTCTCCATTCTTCAATTAAAACCTTTGCCTCTTCAAGTGTTGAGAACCAATGCTGATTCAAACATTGCGCTCTAAATTTTCCGTTGAACGATTCAATAAACGCATTTTGAGTTGGTTTTCCTGGTTCGATAAAATGCAATTTAACGTTGTTTTTCATCGCCCATAATCCCAAATCTTTTCCAGAAAACTCCGGCCCATTATCTACAAAAATGACTTCAGGCAATCCAATTTTTATTTTCAAACTATCGAGCGCTCTTGCGACTTCGGCCCCAGTCATAGTTGTTCCTACGTTTATCATTGAGCAATTTTTTGAAAACTGATCAATGACAGTAAGGCACTTAATTTTTCTACCGCTAAAACATCTGTCATGAACAAAATCCATCGACCACGTTTTAAG contains:
- a CDS encoding IS3 family transposase; translated protein: MVGPKLKRTMVNYIRDSYRMSCSRACRILNLQKATFYYRKVEDAGEIKLRNRLKELADKHPGFGLRTLHEIAKREDLVVNHKRTERIYKEEKLSLRLKKKNKRSRHLRAAQVPPDAPLKTWSMDFVHDRCFSGRKIKCLTVIDQFSKNCSMINVGTTMTGAEVARALDSLKIKIGLPEVIFVDNGPEFSGKDLGLWAMKNNVKLHFIEPGKPTQNAFIESFNGKFRAQCLNQHWFSTLEEAKVLIEEWRKEYNNFRPHSSLNGLTPEEFTRQFEMKKINGFDQDVRLKVV